The following is a genomic window from Syntrophomonadaceae bacterium.
TATCAGAGCTAGGCCTAAGGACAAAGAGGGGTTTGCACCCGGGAGTGCCGTTCTCATGACAATTGGCGCGGAGATGAAAGAACAGCCTCCGGCTAAACCAATAGCGAAAATAGTAACCCCACCTGGACACAATCCAATTGCAGTGGCAACAATCGCACCTATTAATATATTGATAAATGGCATAAATATACCAAAACCGATAATGAATTTGCTGACCCCTTTTAATTCTATTAATCGCTGGCCAGCCAGAACGCCAATTTCCAGCATAAATAATGCTGTTACCCCATGAAACAGGGAATCAAAAAGCGGCATTACCTTTTTTGTTCCCGATACTCCCGCAATAAATCCGACAGCTAAGCAACCGATCAAAAGGATTGTTGTACGGGCTGTAAGTGATTCGATCAAGATCTCCTTAATGCTGTGATCGCTCGCATTTACTTGTGGTGATTTCCGCATCCCCATCCTGGCCAAAACAATTGCGGTGACGAGAGCAGCTGTATCCATAAAGGGATAAAGCCCCGGCACAAAAGCATCGTAAGGAATTTGCATGTCTTCCACAAAAGTAACTGACATCACCAGGGTCGCACTGCTAACCGCGCCAAAATGTCCGGCGACTGAACCAGCATTAGACGGGTCAAGTCCAATGAAT
Proteins encoded in this region:
- a CDS encoding sodium-dependent bicarbonate transport family permease, whose product is MLDLIIQNILSVFTMFFALGVLAAIVKSDLKFPDAAGATMGIFLLAAIGLRAGVAVSKVGLDEKVLIGAAAATLVGALLAFISYNVLSSKFIGLDPSNAGSVAGHFGAVSSATLVMSVTFVEDMQIPYDAFVPGLYPFMDTAALVTAIVLARMGMRKSPQVNASDHSIKEILIESLTARTTILLIGCLAVGFIAGVSGTKKVMPLFDSLFHGVTALFMLEIGVLAGQRLIELKGVSKFIIGFGIFMPFINILIGAIVATAIGLCPGGVTIFAIGLAGGCSFISAPIVMRTALPGANPSLSLGLALIVAFPFNIAFGIPFAYQLALILGNYF